A single genomic interval of Persephonella atlantica harbors:
- the oadA gene encoding sodium-extruding oxaloacetate decarboxylase subunit alpha yields the protein MGRTIEFTDVTLRDGQQSLLATRVRTEDLLPAAEKLDKAGFWSLEVWGGATFDVCLRYLKEDPWERLRKFKEAAPNTKLEMLLRGQNIVGYRHYADDVVEAFVKKAAENGIDVFRIFDALNDVRNMEVAISVAKEEGKIVKGVLSYTISPVHTVDYFVGIARQLRDLGVDIISIKDQAGILSPKVAYELVKRLKEEIKLPVHLHAQSTAAMAEMTLLKAVEAGADIIDTDVSTWSWLTAHPPNETMVYVLKEFGYETKIDLKIVEEVAEYLKEVRKKYKKYDTAEKWPDSQVLIHQIPGGMMSNFITQLKENDALDKLDEVKEEVARVREDLGYPPLVTPTSQIVGTQALLNVLQGERYKVVTKETKDYVKGLYGRPPAPIKPEIMEKIIGDEKPIEVRPADLLEPEMDRCSEEAMKVGARSEEDILSYCLFPQVAKEFFEWREKFEKGEALPPEVEEITEEEACTTKAPIEFNITLHGETYHIQIAGVGSPVEGGTPYFVRVDGRLEETIVQPIREIEVGERMETLPSEAGVPAGKRPKAVDVGDISSPMPGKVVSIKVSAGDKVKKGDVLLIVEAMKMENEIHSPVDGTVEEVFVREGDQVNPDECLIRVIPD from the coding sequence ATGGGTAGAACCATTGAATTTACAGATGTTACGCTAAGGGATGGACAGCAAAGCCTCCTTGCAACAAGGGTAAGAACGGAAGACTTACTTCCTGCTGCTGAAAAGTTAGACAAGGCAGGTTTCTGGTCATTAGAGGTGTGGGGAGGAGCCACCTTTGATGTTTGTCTCAGATATCTGAAAGAAGACCCGTGGGAGAGGCTGAGGAAGTTTAAAGAAGCTGCACCAAACACAAAATTAGAAATGCTCCTCAGAGGTCAGAATATTGTTGGTTATAGGCATTACGCAGATGATGTTGTTGAGGCTTTTGTAAAAAAGGCAGCAGAAAATGGTATCGATGTTTTTAGAATATTTGATGCACTAAATGACGTAAGAAATATGGAGGTTGCCATATCAGTAGCAAAGGAAGAAGGAAAGATAGTAAAAGGCGTTCTGTCTTATACAATCAGTCCTGTCCATACTGTTGATTACTTTGTAGGAATAGCAAGACAGCTAAGAGACCTTGGAGTTGACATTATATCAATAAAAGACCAGGCCGGAATACTTTCCCCAAAGGTTGCATACGAATTAGTTAAAAGACTTAAAGAAGAGATTAAACTACCTGTTCATCTCCACGCCCAGTCAACAGCAGCAATGGCAGAAATGACACTTCTTAAGGCTGTTGAAGCTGGAGCAGATATTATAGATACAGATGTTTCCACCTGGTCCTGGCTGACAGCCCATCCACCAAACGAAACGATGGTTTATGTTCTGAAAGAGTTTGGATATGAAACAAAGATTGATCTAAAAATTGTTGAAGAGGTAGCAGAATATCTGAAAGAGGTAAGGAAAAAGTATAAAAAGTACGATACAGCAGAAAAATGGCCTGACTCTCAGGTTCTGATACACCAGATACCTGGCGGTATGATGTCAAACTTTATAACACAGCTGAAAGAAAATGATGCCCTTGATAAGTTAGACGAAGTGAAAGAGGAAGTTGCAAGGGTCAGAGAAGACCTTGGTTATCCTCCACTTGTTACACCTACATCACAGATAGTTGGGACACAGGCGCTTCTTAACGTTCTTCAGGGGGAAAGATACAAAGTTGTTACAAAGGAAACAAAAGATTACGTTAAGGGGCTGTATGGAAGACCTCCAGCTCCTATAAAACCGGAAATAATGGAGAAGATTATCGGAGACGAAAAACCTATAGAAGTTAGACCTGCTGACCTTTTAGAGCCAGAGATGGACAGATGTTCAGAAGAAGCCATGAAGGTTGGTGCAAGAAGTGAGGAAGACATACTCTCTTACTGTCTGTTCCCTCAGGTGGCAAAAGAGTTCTTTGAGTGGAGAGAAAAATTTGAGAAAGGAGAAGCTCTGCCCCCTGAAGTGGAAGAAATAACAGAAGAAGAAGCATGCACAACAAAGGCACCAATAGAGTTTAATATAACACTCCATGGAGAAACGTATCATATACAGATAGCTGGTGTAGGAAGTCCTGTTGAAGGTGGAACTCCTTACTTTGTGAGGGTAGATGGAAGACTTGAAGAAACCATTGTCCAGCCTATAAGGGAGATTGAGGTTGGAGAAAGAATGGAAACCCTCCCATCTGAAGCAGGTGTTCCTGCTGGAAAGAGACCTAAAGCTGTTGATGTTGGAGATATTAGCTCTCCAATGCCGGGAAAAGTAGTATCTATAAAGGTTTCTGCAGGAGACAAAGTAAAAAAGGGAGATGTACTGCTGATTGTTGAGGCTATGAAGATGGAAAATGAAATTCACTCTCCTGTCGATGGAACTGTTGAAGAGGTTTTTGTTAGAGAAGGAGACCAGGTAAATCCAGACGAATGTCTGATAAGGGTGATACCCGATTAA
- a CDS encoding DUF2173 family protein, giving the protein MGIEEIFKREELIFLLDKKSGKVIFDLKSLPKDHERLINSLGKMNFSVNQIEMEGWNHISSKYQIHPVDFSGLWTEKNLLLVDDDAVAITKTPEKLIEFSDHIKNTPVEDIYMNRYIEVSGVISPAGDEYDIKGDMDEEEIKIFNSIIHADDSLSSLIGEMLSLISGFIWSPLRGWFIKGDKHSVLSVFGKWVIIDSGKLSEILKER; this is encoded by the coding sequence ATGGGGATAGAAGAGATTTTCAAAAGGGAAGAGCTAATTTTTCTTTTGGACAAAAAGTCAGGAAAGGTGATATTTGACCTGAAATCTCTGCCAAAAGATCACGAAAGACTGATAAACTCTCTGGGAAAAATGAACTTCAGCGTTAATCAGATTGAGATGGAGGGATGGAATCATATCTCCAGTAAATACCAGATACATCCTGTTGATTTTTCTGGTCTGTGGACAGAAAAAAATTTACTTCTGGTTGATGATGACGCAGTAGCAATAACAAAAACCCCAGAAAAGCTCATTGAGTTTTCAGATCACATAAAGAATACACCTGTTGAAGATATATATATGAACAGATACATTGAAGTTTCAGGCGTCATATCACCTGCTGGAGATGAGTATGATATAAAAGGAGATATGGACGAAGAAGAGATAAAGATATTTAACAGTATCATTCATGCAGACGACAGTCTCTCATCTCTGATAGGAGAGATGCTTTCCCTTATATCCGGCTTTATATGGAGTCCTTTAAGGGGATGGTTCATAAAAGGAGATAAACACTCTGTTCTATCTGTCTTTGGTAAGTGGGTAATAATTGACAGTGGTAAACTTTCAGAGATACTTAAAGAAAGGTGA
- the gltA gene encoding NADPH-dependent glutamate synthase — protein MAEKRKKTVYRRHDRNPIPLLEPERRKHTFKEFILGFGHTAAKDESLRCILCRKAPCTPSCPVESEMEKWIEKIQQDDIWGAYKILREKNPFSSVCGRVCPQDRLCESTCVLTFKDNGQAVSIGGLERFVGDSVRMSGIEWVDEKEPPTGKKVAIVGAGPAGLAAAYFLARKGHSVTIFEALPFTGGVMRYGIPMARLDRHALDFEIELIKKLGVEINTGVTIGRDIPIQTLMKNFDAIFLAVGSGRGKKMGIPGEDLKGVYTAIGFLMKLNVGHVHPLLAPEEDVELPKNKKVCVIGGGFTAVDCMISSIRLGNETHLVYRRTRDTSSAKDEEWDHLAEEGAIFHWLTQPIEVIGNEKGEVVGLKCIKMELVPDEKGGRPRPKPVEGSEHIIECDVVIMAVGQGYNDVAYKNIPGLKIDKWNNLSTVDKRFRTNVEGIFAGGDVVNGGDTVVMAIRHGRDAAEAIHEYLMTGKWEYEGEG, from the coding sequence ATGGCTGAAAAAAGGAAAAAAACTGTTTACAGAAGACACGACAGAAACCCCATACCCCTGTTAGAACCTGAAAGGAGAAAACATACATTTAAGGAGTTTATACTTGGATTTGGACATACAGCTGCAAAGGATGAATCACTAAGATGTATTTTGTGTAGAAAAGCTCCCTGTACACCATCCTGTCCTGTTGAAAGCGAAATGGAGAAATGGATTGAGAAAATACAGCAGGATGACATATGGGGAGCATACAAAATACTGAGAGAAAAGAATCCATTTTCCTCTGTATGTGGAAGAGTATGTCCGCAGGATAGACTGTGTGAAAGCACCTGTGTTCTCACATTCAAAGACAACGGACAGGCCGTCAGTATCGGCGGACTTGAAAGATTTGTTGGAGATTCTGTGAGGATGTCTGGAATAGAATGGGTTGATGAAAAAGAACCTCCAACAGGTAAAAAGGTTGCAATTGTTGGAGCAGGACCGGCAGGACTGGCAGCTGCATACTTTCTTGCAAGAAAAGGGCACTCTGTAACAATATTTGAGGCTCTTCCCTTCACTGGAGGAGTTATGAGATACGGAATACCAATGGCAAGATTAGACAGACATGCCCTTGATTTTGAGATAGAGCTTATAAAAAAATTAGGAGTTGAGATAAATACAGGGGTAACGATAGGAAGAGATATTCCAATTCAGACATTGATGAAAAACTTTGATGCTATTTTCCTTGCTGTTGGTTCTGGAAGAGGGAAAAAGATGGGCATTCCAGGAGAAGACCTGAAAGGCGTTTATACAGCAATAGGTTTTCTTATGAAGCTGAATGTTGGTCATGTTCATCCACTGCTTGCCCCTGAAGAGGATGTGGAACTGCCGAAGAACAAAAAGGTATGTGTGATAGGAGGAGGGTTTACAGCTGTTGACTGTATGATATCATCCATAAGACTGGGTAATGAGACACACCTCGTTTACAGAAGAACAAGGGATACTTCTTCAGCAAAAGATGAGGAGTGGGATCACTTAGCAGAAGAAGGAGCAATCTTCCACTGGTTAACTCAGCCTATAGAAGTTATAGGTAATGAGAAAGGAGAGGTTGTAGGTCTCAAATGTATAAAGATGGAACTTGTTCCAGACGAAAAAGGAGGAAGACCAAGACCAAAACCTGTGGAAGGTTCTGAGCACATAATTGAGTGTGATGTTGTTATTATGGCTGTAGGTCAGGGATACAACGATGTAGCTTACAAGAACATTCCTGGTCTTAAGATTGACAAATGGAACAACCTTTCGACAGTTGATAAAAGATTCAGGACAAATGTTGAAGGTATATTTGCCGGTGGTGATGTTGTTAATGGTGGAGATACAGTTGTTATGGCAATAAGACATGGAAGGGATGCCGCAGAGGCTATTCATGAATACCTGATGACTGGAAAGTGGGAATATGAAGGGGAGGGGTAA
- the argF gene encoding ornithine carbamoyltransferase, translating into MKRDFLNISDLTKEEVLEVIKYAGKLKKDRFSDQSLKGKSIGLIFMKPSTRTRLSFEVGVYQMGGQPLYITGSSTQLSRGEDIKDTGRVMSRYLDGIVIRTYSHSETEQLAKYFDGPVINALTDYLHPCQILADLQTIYERFGTLKGIKIAYIGDGNNVANTWLIAGGLMGLNVNVATPEGYEPSGKAVYEAVNLCKNSGGKILLTNDPVEAVKDTDVIYTDVWVSMGQEGEKEKKEHFRGFTVDRELLRHASKKAIVMHCLPAHKGEEITEELFEQFSDVIFEQAENRLHAQKALMSLLFK; encoded by the coding sequence TTGAAAAGGGATTTTTTGAATATTTCTGACCTCACAAAAGAAGAGGTTTTGGAAGTTATAAAATATGCAGGGAAACTGAAGAAAGACAGATTTTCAGACCAGAGTCTGAAAGGCAAATCTATCGGACTTATTTTTATGAAACCCTCAACAAGAACAAGACTTTCTTTTGAGGTTGGCGTTTATCAGATGGGAGGACAGCCCCTTTACATAACAGGCTCTTCAACACAGCTCAGTAGAGGTGAAGATATAAAAGATACTGGAAGGGTTATGTCCAGATATTTAGACGGTATTGTTATCAGAACATACTCACACAGCGAAACTGAGCAGCTTGCAAAATATTTTGATGGACCTGTAATTAATGCCCTGACAGATTATCTCCATCCCTGTCAGATACTGGCAGACCTACAGACTATATACGAACGGTTTGGAACACTAAAAGGTATAAAGATTGCATACATTGGAGACGGTAACAACGTAGCAAACACATGGCTTATAGCCGGGGGATTAATGGGTCTAAATGTAAATGTAGCCACCCCAGAAGGTTATGAACCATCAGGAAAAGCAGTGTATGAAGCAGTTAATCTGTGTAAAAACTCTGGAGGAAAGATACTCCTGACCAATGACCCAGTAGAAGCAGTAAAAGATACAGATGTTATATACACAGATGTATGGGTCAGTATGGGACAGGAAGGAGAAAAAGAGAAAAAAGAGCATTTCAGAGGTTTCACTGTAGACAGAGAACTTTTAAGACATGCTTCAAAAAAAGCTATTGTGATGCACTGTCTTCCTGCCCACAAAGGAGAAGAAATAACAGAGGAACTGTTTGAACAGTTTTCTGATGTGATATTTGAGCAGGCAGAGAACAGACTCCACGCACAAAAGGCATTGATGAGTTTACTATTTAAATAA
- a CDS encoding aspartate carbamoyltransferase catalytic subunit, translated as MKDFISVAQLDENRFYQIYEIFKDYRERYRNGQTKFDDLRGYSVLLPFFENSTRTRTSFELAGKILGADTINISGSSSSVKKGETLYDTIKTLEAMQSDFIVMRHYMSGASHIVAKKVKSRVINAGDGTNEHPSQAVLDAITILEEKGKIDGLKIAIIGDILHSRVARSQIKLFHMLGAEITLCGPQTMLPRHMEQFEIDFITTDVNDALKDKDVAVFLRIQLERQKKVFFSTLNEYSIKYGLNQERIHLLKEDAIIMHPGPVNRGVEIQSELVYGSRTVILEQVENGLFTRMAIYKFLLNQ; from the coding sequence TTGAAAGATTTTATCTCTGTAGCCCAGTTAGATGAAAACAGATTTTACCAGATTTATGAAATATTTAAAGACTACAGAGAGAGATACAGAAATGGTCAGACCAAGTTTGATGATTTAAGAGGCTACTCAGTACTCCTTCCATTCTTTGAAAACTCAACGAGAACAAGAACATCCTTTGAACTTGCAGGAAAGATATTAGGAGCAGATACAATAAATATATCAGGTTCTTCAAGCTCTGTTAAAAAAGGAGAAACCCTGTACGACACAATAAAAACCCTTGAAGCAATGCAGTCAGATTTTATTGTTATGAGACATTACATGTCTGGAGCATCCCACATAGTGGCAAAAAAGGTGAAATCAAGGGTTATAAATGCAGGAGACGGCACAAACGAACATCCATCTCAGGCAGTTTTAGACGCCATAACTATATTAGAAGAAAAAGGAAAAATAGATGGGTTGAAAATAGCCATAATAGGGGATATTCTTCACAGCAGAGTTGCACGGTCTCAGATAAAACTGTTCCACATGCTTGGAGCAGAGATTACACTGTGTGGTCCTCAGACAATGCTTCCAAGACATATGGAGCAGTTTGAGATTGATTTTATAACTACAGATGTTAATGATGCCCTGAAAGACAAAGATGTAGCTGTATTTCTAAGAATACAGCTTGAAAGACAGAAAAAAGTATTTTTCTCAACACTTAACGAATACTCTATAAAGTACGGTCTAAATCAGGAAAGAATTCACCTTCTTAAAGAAGATGCTATCATTATGCATCCTGGCCCTGTTAACAGAGGAGTTGAGATACAGAGTGAGCTGGTTTACGGCAGCAGAACAGTTATACTTGAGCAGGTTGAGAACGGTTTATTCACAAGAATGGCCATATACAAATTCCTTTTAAATCAATAA
- a CDS encoding sensor domain-containing protein → MEELFIKQIMDNRHSGFAVFSEKGEHILSNELFELLSDIKRSGPKTLEHIFNINLNAVKKAIKDNGFFAENLKDKKLLLFILPFRYRLKDTFLVLLYREEEEEIYTNRELMDVFVKKSPVGFFIYKDTFVFSNRTFEKILEYGSDELKKIRPYEIVEPKVREKIKKVVQERLSGRKMEKYYELLTVISKSGKEKHIELITTTIKYKGDYAGAGVCIDRTEKVDLERKLNYLYLYDELTGLPNRRYFIEKLKSAIEYAKKNNHFLALLIIDVVEFKLINKKFGYKTGDKILVEIGERLKNLALKTDVVSRTGDDKFSILIYSFKSYEKLTNRIEIILKALKKEFKTPEVSLFLEFKIGVSIFPKDGVYPEELFKNCELALLKAKKTAGKEMEFFSKNIDREISRILHLKETIRKLIEKNHVIVHYQPIVNLLDRKIYAAESLFRISTDDGKIILPKDIIPVAEETGLITDLGEKIIQTATGSGKELNIPVSVNISAVQLNRPNFDSYILDILHSTGFPPENLILEITESSLIENISENIEKLKILKENGVKVAIDDFGTGYSSLSYLKNIPLDFLKIDISFIRGIGRDEKDEMIIRTIISMAKHLRVLTIAEGIENETQLRFLIKSGANLGQGFYFYRPLEIAELKRLISGS, encoded by the coding sequence ATGGAAGAACTCTTTATAAAACAGATTATGGATAACAGACACAGTGGTTTTGCTGTTTTTTCTGAAAAAGGAGAGCATATACTCTCCAATGAACTGTTTGAGCTTCTCAGTGATATCAAAAGGTCAGGGCCGAAAACATTAGAGCATATCTTTAATATAAATCTAAATGCAGTTAAAAAAGCCATAAAAGACAACGGCTTTTTCGCAGAGAACCTGAAGGATAAAAAACTGCTCCTGTTCATACTTCCATTCAGATACAGATTGAAAGATACGTTCCTTGTATTACTCTACAGAGAAGAAGAAGAAGAAATTTATACAAACAGAGAGCTGATGGATGTTTTCGTTAAAAAATCTCCTGTAGGTTTCTTTATATATAAGGATACCTTTGTATTTTCAAACAGAACATTTGAAAAGATTTTAGAGTATGGCTCAGATGAACTGAAAAAAATCAGACCTTACGAGATTGTAGAGCCTAAGGTGAGAGAAAAGATTAAAAAGGTGGTTCAGGAGAGGCTGTCAGGCAGAAAGATGGAAAAGTATTATGAACTGCTTACTGTGATATCAAAATCAGGGAAAGAGAAACATATTGAGTTGATAACAACAACAATAAAGTACAAGGGTGATTATGCAGGGGCTGGGGTATGTATTGACAGAACAGAGAAAGTTGACCTTGAGAGAAAACTAAACTACCTGTATTTATATGACGAACTTACAGGACTGCCAAACAGAAGATACTTCATAGAAAAACTGAAGAGTGCCATAGAGTATGCAAAGAAAAACAACCATTTCTTAGCACTGCTCATTATTGATGTTGTAGAATTCAAACTGATAAACAAAAAGTTTGGATACAAAACGGGAGATAAAATACTTGTAGAGATAGGGGAGAGACTCAAAAATTTAGCATTAAAAACAGATGTAGTATCAAGAACAGGTGATGATAAATTCTCTATCCTGATTTACTCATTTAAAAGTTACGAAAAGTTAACAAACAGAATTGAGATAATTCTGAAAGCGTTAAAAAAAGAGTTCAAAACTCCAGAGGTTAGTCTGTTCCTTGAGTTTAAGATAGGAGTATCCATATTCCCAAAAGACGGAGTTTATCCGGAGGAACTGTTTAAAAACTGCGAGCTTGCCCTTTTAAAGGCGAAAAAGACAGCTGGCAAAGAGATGGAATTTTTCTCAAAAAACATAGATAGAGAAATTTCACGGATACTTCATCTAAAGGAAACAATAAGAAAACTTATAGAGAAAAATCACGTTATTGTCCATTATCAGCCAATTGTAAATCTCCTTGACAGAAAAATATACGCTGCCGAATCACTGTTTAGAATATCCACAGATGACGGTAAGATTATACTTCCCAAAGACATAATTCCTGTTGCTGAGGAAACCGGTCTGATAACAGACCTTGGAGAAAAGATAATCCAGACTGCAACAGGTTCAGGTAAAGAGCTGAACATTCCTGTATCTGTTAACATATCTGCTGTTCAGCTAAACAGACCAAACTTTGATAGCTATATTCTGGACATTTTACATTCTACAGGATTTCCACCAGAGAACCTTATACTGGAAATAACAGAGAGTTCCCTTATAGAGAACATATCAGAGAATATAGAAAAGCTCAAAATCCTGAAAGAAAATGGGGTAAAGGTAGCCATAGACGATTTTGGAACAGGATACTCCTCCCTTTCATATCTTAAAAATATTCCCCTTGATTTTCTCAAGATAGATATATCCTTTATCAGAGGAATAGGCAGGGATGAAAAAGATGAAATGATTATAAGAACCATTATATCAATGGCAAAACATCTGAGAGTTTTAACAATAGCTGAAGGGATAGAAAATGAAACACAGCTTAGATTTTTGATAAAAAGTGGTGCAAATCTTGGACAGGGATTTTACTTTTACAGACCACTTGAGATTGCAGAGTTAAAAAGATTAATTTCGGGAAGTTGA
- the truB gene encoding tRNA pseudouridine(55) synthase TruB: MDGILLIDKPENITSNRLVQKIRKHLKKITGRDIKIGHTGTLDFFASGLMIITVGKGTKITEYLQGLDKEYIATGELGKITDTYDRQGKVIQEKPCNITQQELEKIVLSFRKTYMQTPPPYSAKRIKGTRAYKLAKKGLEVPLKPKKVTIYQIQLLDFSPPEFTIRVFCSSGTYIRSIIKEIGDLAGCGAYTKKLRRTKIGSFSVDRATGLEEFLMMTESETESILISVKDALYFMPEIVLDEGFDRRFTMGQRFKVPFQEKGTVKVLDRKLNLLGIGKVKEEGVLQPVKVFAN, encoded by the coding sequence ATGGACGGAATACTGCTGATAGATAAACCTGAAAATATCACCTCAAACAGACTGGTACAGAAAATAAGGAAACATCTAAAAAAGATAACAGGAAGAGATATAAAGATTGGTCATACAGGAACACTGGACTTTTTTGCATCGGGACTGATGATTATAACAGTTGGCAAGGGAACTAAGATTACAGAGTATCTTCAGGGACTGGATAAGGAGTACATTGCAACAGGAGAGCTTGGTAAGATTACCGATACTTACGATAGACAGGGAAAGGTTATTCAGGAAAAACCGTGTAATATCACACAGCAGGAGCTTGAAAAAATTGTGCTGTCTTTTAGAAAAACATACATGCAGACTCCCCCTCCATATTCAGCAAAGAGAATAAAGGGAACAAGGGCATATAAGCTTGCAAAAAAAGGATTAGAAGTCCCATTAAAACCAAAGAAAGTTACCATATACCAGATACAGCTCCTTGATTTTTCACCTCCTGAATTTACCATCAGGGTTTTCTGTAGCTCAGGGACTTATATAAGAAGCATAATAAAAGAGATTGGAGATTTAGCAGGATGTGGAGCTTACACAAAAAAGCTGAGAAGAACAAAGATTGGAAGTTTCAGTGTTGACAGAGCTACAGGGTTAGAAGAGTTTTTAATGATGACAGAGAGTGAAACTGAATCTATATTAATATCTGTAAAAGATGCCCTTTATTTTATGCCAGAGATAGTATTGGATGAAGGATTTGACAGAAGGTTTACTATGGGGCAGAGATTTAAAGTTCCCTTCCAGGAAAAGGGAACTGTTAAAGTTCTTGACAGGAAATTAAATCTTCTGGGCATTGGTAAAGTGAAGGAGGAAGGTGTTCTTCAACCTGTAAAGGTGTTTGCAAACTGA
- a CDS encoding bifunctional folylpolyglutamate synthase/dihydrofolate synthase produces MKLFSLFNRKVFDIKPGLERIQNALKETGNPHKRYPSVLISGTNGKGSTAAFLESLFRKHGFKTGLFTSPHLIEESERWQINRENMPDLQLEEYIKQLKPVIQKYNLSYFEASALIAFRYFADEKVDIAVLEVGLGGRWDATNVVYPEVSIITNVSLDHTHILGKTTYEIAREKIGIARKDRPLVIGTQQTELISQAVINGIKEIYHYPIGFHYRIKNGSMDYFFKELELKNLKPSLSGRRQFSNCASALTGFLLFCERNGIEAKMQLITEAVSSTYLPGRMEKISENPLIIVDGAHNEEAVIQTIKELKQLYPDKKLITVFSSMKDKNWKRNLSIVCHPSQKVIVTSIPVSRSIKREDLTDISNVFYAENPNEALKVAKSMSDSRSLILITGSLYLVGEVLKIAGRKNGRNTADR; encoded by the coding sequence ATGAAGCTGTTCAGTCTGTTTAACAGAAAGGTTTTTGATATAAAACCGGGACTGGAAAGGATACAGAATGCCCTGAAAGAGACAGGCAATCCCCACAAAAGGTATCCATCCGTCCTTATATCTGGAACAAACGGTAAAGGCTCAACAGCTGCCTTTTTAGAATCCCTGTTTAGAAAGCACGGCTTTAAAACAGGACTGTTCACATCTCCCCATCTGATTGAAGAAAGCGAAAGGTGGCAGATAAACAGAGAAAACATGCCAGACTTACAGCTTGAAGAATACATAAAACAGCTAAAACCTGTAATCCAGAAATATAATCTTTCATATTTTGAGGCATCAGCGCTGATTGCCTTCAGATATTTTGCAGACGAGAAGGTTGACATTGCCGTCCTTGAGGTTGGTCTTGGAGGCAGATGGGATGCAACAAATGTTGTTTATCCTGAGGTATCAATAATAACAAATGTATCCCTTGACCACACACACATATTAGGAAAAACAACATACGAGATAGCAAGGGAAAAGATAGGTATCGCGAGAAAAGACAGACCCCTTGTGATAGGGACACAGCAAACAGAGCTAATATCTCAGGCTGTCATCAATGGAATAAAAGAGATATACCATTATCCGATAGGTTTCCACTACAGGATAAAAAACGGCAGTATGGACTACTTTTTCAAGGAATTAGAGCTAAAAAATCTCAAGCCTTCCCTTTCAGGAAGAAGACAGTTTTCAAACTGTGCATCGGCACTTACAGGTTTTCTCCTTTTCTGTGAGAGAAACGGTATAGAAGCTAAGATGCAGCTTATCACAGAAGCAGTATCTTCTACTTATCTGCCGGGAAGAATGGAAAAAATTTCTGAAAATCCATTAATAATAGTTGATGGTGCCCACAACGAAGAGGCTGTAATCCAGACCATAAAAGAACTGAAACAGCTGTATCCAGACAAAAAGCTTATAACTGTATTCAGCAGTATGAAAGACAAAAACTGGAAGAGAAACCTCAGTATTGTTTGCCATCCATCACAGAAGGTTATTGTTACTTCCATTCCCGTTTCCCGTTCAATAAAAAGGGAAGATTTGACAGACATTTCAAATGTGTTTTATGCTGAAAATCCGAATGAAGCATTGAAAGTGGCAAAATCAATGTCAGATAGTAGAAGTCTTATACTGATTACAGGTTCCCTCTACCTTGTAGGTGAAGTACTTAAAATAGCAGGAAGGAAAAATGGACGGAATACTGCTGATAGATAA
- the lgt gene encoding prolipoprotein diacylglyceryl transferase: MFPDLIKIGDFTIHTYGVLVALGLIVSYLTALYFGKKESIDTKKIDNLFTFTIIGGLVGARIAYIIEHPDQFKNFFDYIAVWKGGIDWFGAFIGGALVIIFLLKKYKIPVLKAGDIAGISVIIGHAVGRVGCTAAGCCYGKPVPPDSPFRDLAITFPHHEHSSAPAGIPLYPTQPAEAVGNFLIFLFLFFIYRKKRFDGQIFSLYLVLYGLERFGLEFWRGVTPPIPYIGLTWNQIVSLGMVAVGIIIYLYGRRRNEAVQSV, from the coding sequence TTGTTTCCAGACCTTATAAAAATCGGTGATTTCACCATTCACACATACGGAGTTCTTGTTGCTTTAGGGCTGATTGTTTCCTACCTGACTGCTTTATACTTTGGAAAAAAGGAAAGTATAGACACAAAAAAGATTGATAACCTGTTTACATTTACAATTATTGGAGGGCTGGTAGGAGCAAGGATTGCCTACATAATAGAACATCCAGACCAGTTTAAAAATTTTTTTGATTACATAGCAGTATGGAAAGGTGGAATAGACTGGTTTGGAGCTTTTATTGGGGGAGCTTTAGTAATAATATTTTTACTCAAAAAATATAAAATTCCTGTTTTGAAAGCTGGAGACATTGCAGGGATTTCTGTGATAATTGGTCATGCAGTAGGAAGGGTAGGCTGTACCGCGGCAGGGTGCTGTTATGGAAAACCTGTTCCACCTGACTCCCCATTTAGAGATTTAGCTATAACATTTCCGCATCACGAACATTCATCTGCACCTGCAGGTATTCCCCTTTATCCTACACAGCCAGCAGAGGCAGTGGGAAACTTTCTGATATTCCTGTTTCTATTTTTTATTTACAGAAAAAAAAGATTTGACGGTCAGATATTTTCCCTCTACCTTGTTCTGTATGGGTTAGAAAGGTTTGGGCTGGAATTTTGGAGAGGAGTTACACCGCCTATTCCTTACATCGGTCTTACGTGGAATCAGATTGTATCTCTAGGGATGGTCGCTGTAGGAATAATCATCTATTTGTATGGTCGCAGGCGAAATGAAGCTGTTCAGTCTGTTTAA